GCGGCATCGACGTCGAGGATCCATGCAGCATCGCTCACGGCCGTCCTCCCCGCAGGTACTTCAGAATTTTCAATGATACCGAAATGCCACCGCGACCCGATATGGGGGCGGCGCCGCCCGCCTCAAGGGGACGGCAGGAGCGCGCGCAGGCGGTAGACGAGGTCCAGGGCCTGGCGGGGCGTGAGCCCGTCGGGATCCACCGCGCGCAGGGCCTCCTCCACCGCGCTCGCGGCCGGCGCGAACAGCGACAGCTGCGGCTCGCTGCGGGGACGGTCGTCGCCCGCCGGCCGCTCCAGCTCGGCCAGGCGCGCCCGCGCCTCGGCCAGCACCGCGGGCGGGATCCCGGCCAGCGCCGCGACGTGGATGCCGTAGCTGCGGTCGGCCGGACCCTCGCGCACGCTGTGCAGGAAGACGATGCGCTCGCCGTGTTCGACCGCCTCGAGGTGGACGTTGGCGACGGTGTCGATCTCCCCCGCGAGCGCCGTGAGCTCGAAGTAGTGGGTGGCGAAGAGGGTGAAGGCGCGGATGTGCCGCGCGAGGTGGCGGGCGCAGGCCCAGGCCAGGGCGAGGCCGTCGTAGGTGCTGGTGCCGCGGCCGATCTCGTCCATGAGGACGAGGCTGTGCGCGGTGGCGGCGTTGAGGATGACCGCCGTCTCCGTCATCTCCACCATGAAGGTGGAGCGCCCCCCGGCGAGGTCGTCGGAGGCGCCGATGCGGGTGAAGATGCGGTCGACGGGGCCGATCACGGCACGGCGCGCGGGGACGAAGCTGCCGGCGTGGGCGAGGATGACGATGAGCGCGGTCTGCCGCATGTAGGTGGACTTGCCGCCCATGTTGGGGCCGGTGATGACGAGCATCCGCCGGCCCTCGTCGAGGTGGAGGTCGTTGGGGGTGAAGGGCTCGTCGAGGCCCCGTTCCACCACCGGATGCCGCCCGCCCTCGATGTGGATCCCGGGCTCGTCCACGAGCTCCGGGGCGGTGAGGTCGAGGGCGAGGGCGCGCTCGGCGAGGCAGGCCAGGGCATCCAGCTCGGCGAGCGCCGCCGCGGTCTCCTGCAGCGGCGGCAGCGCCCCCGCGAGGCGCTCCACGAGCCCCTCGTAGAGGGCCCGCTCGCGGGCCAGGGCCCGCTCGCGCGCGCTCAGCACCCGCTCCTCGAAGGCCTTGAGCTCGGGGGTGACGAAGCGCTCGGCCCCCTTCAGGGTCTGGCGGCGCACGTAGTCCGCCGGCGCCCGGGACGCCTGGGCGCGGCTGATCTCGATGTAGTAGCCGTGGACGCGGTTGTAACCGACGCGCAGGTTCGCGATCCCGGTGCGTTCGCGCTCGCGCGCCTCGAGCTCCACCAGGAAGCGGTCGCCGTCCTCGGCGAGCGCACGCAGCTCGTCGAGCTCGGCGTCGTAGCCGGGGGCGATGACGCCGCCGTCGCGGGCGAGCGCCGGGGGCGACTCCACCAGGGCCCGGCGCAGCAGCGCGAGCAGCTCCGGGTGCTCGCCCAGGCGCCGGGAGAGCTCGGCAAGGAGCGGCGAGTCCAGCACCGCGAGCAGGCGCTGCAGCGCCGGCAGCCGGGCGAGCGCCTCGCGCACCACCACCAGGTCGCGGGGGCGGGCGGTGCCGAGGGCGATGCGGGCGAGCACGCGCTCGAGGTCGCCGAGGCCGCGCAGGCCCGCCCGCAGCCCCTCGTGGGCGAGGTCCTCGACGAGGGTGCCGACGGCGTGGTGGCGCAGCCGCAGGAGGTCGCGGTCGCGGCTCGGCGAGAGCAGCCAGCGGCGCAGGCAGCGGGCCCCCATGGGCGTGACGGTGGTGTCCATGACCCCGAGCAGGCTCTGGCCGCGCTCCCCGGCGAGGCTGCGCTCGAGCTCGAGGTTGCGCCGCGTGGTGGCGTCGAGGACCAGGGCCTCCTCGCGCCGCTCCACGCGCAGGCTGCGCACATGCGGCAGGCTGCTGCGCTGGGTGTCGCGGGCGTAGGCGAGGAGGCAGCCCGCGGCGGCCACCGCCAGCGGCACCTCGGTGCAGCCGTAGCCCTCCAGGTGCTGCACGCCCAGCTGCTCGCACAGCAGCCGCTCGGCCACGGCGCGGTCGAAGTGCCAGCCGGGGCGGCGGGTGAGGGCGGCGAAGCCCGCGAGGGGCGCCGGGGGGTCGGCCTCCTCGGCGAGGAGGATCTCGGCCGGGTGCAGCCGCTCCAGCTCCGCCGCAAGCTCCGCCTCGTCGGCGCACTCGCCGAGGACGAAGCGCCCGCTCGCCACCTCCAGCACCGCCCAGCCCCAGCGCCCGTCGCGGCCGTGCAGGGCCATGAGCAGGTTGTCGCGCCGCTCCTCGAGGAGGGCGTCCTCGCTCAGGGTCCCGGGGGTGACGATGCGCACCACCCGGCGGTCCACCGGCCCCTTGGAGGCGGCGGGATCGCCGATCTGCTCGCAGATGGCCACCGACTCGCCGAGCCGCACCAGCCGCGCGAGATAGCTCTCCACGGCGTGGACCGGGACCCCGGCCATGGGGATCGGACGTCCGGCGGACTGTCCGCGCGTGGTCAGGGTGATGTCCAGCAGCCGCGCCGCCCTCTCGGCGTCGTCGTAGAAGAGCTCGTAGAAGTCCCCCATGCGGTAGAAGACGAGGGTGTCCGGAAACTCCGCCTTGATGCGCAGGTACTGGCGCATCATGGGGGTGTGCTCGGCGAAGGGGTCGCCGGCGGCTGGCTCCTTGACCTCGGACATCGGGCTTTCGGCCTCGGCGGGATCGGGGCGGGCGCCCGCGGCGGCAGGCGCGATCCGCGTGGACTAGCATTATAGCAGCGGCGGGCGGCGCGTCCGCCGACCGGCGGCCTTGCCGAATCAGGCGGTTGCACCTTCCCGCGGGGCCCGGGGGCCGGGATCGGGGTGGCGGTGCGGGGGGTGAACTCGGCTCCGCCGCGCGTGGTCTAGACAAGAGACAGGCGGGGCGCCCCCGGCCCACCGAGCAGCGGAGGAGGATGGAGATGGCCGACGGGAAAGACTTCGCGGAGCTGATCCAGCGGGACCGCTCGGCACGGCAGCGCAAGCAGTGGCGCGGGACCCTGCTGGAGTACCTGGACAAGGTCCGCGAGGACCCCTCCATCGCCAAGCTGGCCCACGCCCGCATCTACGACATGATCATGGCCGCGGGCTGGACCGACCTCGCCGACACCGACGACCCCAAGGCCAAGCGGCTCTTCGGCGACGAGCCCCTGCGCATCTACCACTTCTTCAAGGACGAGTTCTTCGGCATCGAGCGCACCATCGCCCAGATCGTGCGCTACTTCCAGTCGGCGGCCCTGCACGGCGAGGAGAGCCGCCAGGTGCTCTACCTGATGGGGCCCGTGGGGTCGGGCAAGAGCTCGCTGGTGGAGAAGCTCGAGCGCGGGCTGGAGGAGTCCGACCCCATCTACGCCATCGAGGGCTGCCCCATGCGCGAGGAGCCGCTGCACCTGATCCCGCGGCACCTGCGCCGGGAGTTCGAGAAGATGCTCGGGGTGCACATCGAGGGCGACCTCTGCCCGGTGTGCCGCTACCGCCTCAAGAACGAGTTCGGCGGGCGCTACGAGGAGATGCCGGTGGTGACGGTGGAGTTCTCCAAGCGGGACCGCCGCGGCATCGGCGTCGTCCCGCCGGTGGACCCCAACAACCAGGACACCTCCGTCCTCATCGGCTCCGAGGACATCTCCAAGCTCGACAAGTACTCCGAGGGCGACCCGCGGGTGCTCGACCTCAACGGCGCCTTCAACGTCGGCAACCGGGGCATGGTGGAGTTCATCGAGGTCTTCAAGAACGAGACCGAGTACCTGCACGCCATGATCACGGCGACGCAGGAGAAGTTCATCCCGGCGCCGGGCCGGCACGGCACCATCTACGTCGACACCGTGATCGTCGCCCACTCCAACGAGGCCGAGTGGCAGCGCTTCCGCGCCGACAACACCAACGAGGCCATCCTCGACCGCATCGTGGTGGTCAAGGTGCCCTACAACCTGCGCCTGTCCGAGGAGGTCAAGATCTACCGCAAGATCCTCGGCCGCTCCGACTTCAAGGCCCACATCGCGCCCAACACCCTCGAGGTGGCCTCCATGTTCGCGGTGCTCTCGCGCCTGGAGCCGACGCCCAAGTGCGACCTCGTCACCAAGATGCGCCTCTACGACGGCGAGGAGGTGGTGGAGAAGGGGCGCAACAAGAAGATCAGCGTGCGCGAGCTGCAGGAGGACGCCAAGCGCGAGGGCATGAGCGGGATCTCGACCCGCTTCATCATGAAGGCCATCGACAACGCGCTGACCGCCAACCCCGAGTGCATCAACCCCATCAACGTGCGCGAGGCGCTGGTGGCGATGGTCAAGGCGGCGGACCTGCCCGACGACGTGCGCAAGCACTACCTGGAGCTGCTCCAGGACACCGTGCACAAGCTCTACCTCGAGATGCTCGAGCGCGAGATCACCAAGGCCTTCGTCTACTCCTACCACGAGCAGGCCGAGTCGCTGTTCCAGAACTACCTGGACCACGCCGAGGCGTTCGTGAACAAGACCACGGTCAAGGACGCCAACACCGGCGAGGAGCTCGAGCCCGACGAGGACTTCCTCAAGTCCATCGAGGAGCAGATCGCCATCATCGGCACCGCCGCCGAGGGCTTCCGCCAGGAGGTCATCGCCTACCTCTGGTCGGCGCAGCGGCGCGGCGAGCGCATCAGCTACACCAGCTACGAGCCGCTCAAGGAGGCGATCGAGAAGAAGCTGATGAACTCGGTGCGCGAGATCAGCCGCGTCATCACCAAGGCGCGCACCCGCGACGAGGAGCAGCGGCGCAAGTACGACCAGATGGTGGAGAACCTGCTGGAGAACGGCTACTGCCCGCACTGCGTGGACGTGATCCTGAAGTACGCGGCCAACAACCTCTGGCGCGACTGAGGGTCGCGGCGCGGCCATGGAGACCATCTTCCGGCCCTACTCCGAATCCGACTCGCTGCGCTCGGACCGCAGCGCGGGCGACCGCCAGCGCCACCGCCGCAAGGTGCTCGAGGCCATCCGCCACAACATCGCCGACCTCATCGCCGAGGAGGCGATCATCGGCAAGTCGGCGGACCGCATCGTCAAGGTCCCGATCCGCTCCATCCGCGAGTACCGCTTCGTCTACGGCGAGAACGCCCCGGGCGTGGCCATGGGCGATGGCGACACCCGGGAGGGCCAGGTGGTCGGCCGCGCGGGCCAGGGCGAGGAGGGGCCGGGGCTTGCCGGCGACCAGCCGGGGGTCGACTACTACGAGACCGACGTCACCCTGGATGAGCTCATCGAGCTCATGTTCGAGGACCTGGAACTGCCGGATCTCGAGCGCAAGATGCTCCGGCAGGTCCCCTCCGAGCGCGCGAGCAGACGCCGCGGCTACCGCCCGGTGGGCGTGCAGGTGCACCTGGACAAGCGCCGCACCGCCATCTCGCGGATCAAGCGCCGGGTCGCCGCCGGCCACCATCACCGCATCGGCAAGCGCTTCCCCTTCCACAAGGACGACCTGCGCTACCGCCACCGCGTCCCCGACGAGAAGCCCTCGTCCAACGCCGTGGTGATCTGCATCATGGACACCTCGGGGTCCATGGACACCATGAAGAAGTACCTCGCGCGCAGCTTCTTCTTCCTGCTCCACCGCTTCGTCTCCAGCCGCTACCAGCACGTGGAGCTGGTCTTCATCGCCCACCACGCGCGCGCGCGCGAGGTCACCGAGGAGGAGTTCTTCCACAAGGGCGAGTCGGGGGGGACCATGATCTCCTCCGGCTACCGCAAGGCCCTGGAGGTGATCGAGAGCCGCTACCACCCGGCGCACTGGAACATCTACGCCTTCCACTGCTCCGACGGCGACAACTTCGCCAGCGACAACGCCGAGGCGCTCAAGGCCGCGCGGGAGCTCTGCGAGGTCTGCAACCTCTTCGGCTACGGCGAGATCAAGCCCTACACCCTGCACTACGAGAGCTCCATGCTCGAGCACTTCTCGCGCCTCGAGGCGGAGAACTTCCACGCCGTCCTCATCAAGCGCAAGGAAGACGTCTGGCCGAGCTTCAAGGCGCTGCTGGCGCGCGAGCGCCGGCCGGCCGCGGGGGCCTGAGATGGCGGGCGCGGTCAGCATCGACGAGCTGCGCCGCTGGGACGAGCGCATCCGCGCGCTCGCCGAGCGCTTCGGGCTCGACTGCTACCCGCAGGAGTTCGAGCTCTGCGACCACTTCCAGATGCTCTCCTACATGGCCTACTCGGGGGCGCCCGCCCACTACCCGCACTGGTCCTACGGCAAGGCCTACGAGAAGCTCAAGACCCTCTATGACCACGGCGTCAGCGGCCTGCCCTACGAGATGGTGATCAACGCCAACCCCAGCATCGCCTACCTGATGCGGGACAACTCGCTGGCCCTGCACATCCTCACCATCGCCCACGTCTACGGCCACAACGACTTTTTCAAGAACAACTTCACCTTCCGCCACACGCGCCCCGAGCTCGCCGTGGCCATGTTCAAGCTCCACGCCGAGCGCGTGCGCGACTACATCGAGGATCCCTCCATCGGCCAGGACGCGGTGGAGGAGGTCCTCGACGCCGCCCACGCCCTCGCCCTGCAGTGCCGGCGCAACCTCGCCGTGCAGCGGCGTGCCGGCGAGGCCGAGCGGCCCGCCCCGCGCGACCCCTGGGCCGCCATCCACCCGCCGCGGCAGGCGGCGCCTGCGCCGCCGCCGCGGCGCATCCCGGCCGAGCCCGAGGAGGACCTGCTCCTCTTCCTCCGCGACCACAACCCCTACCTCGCGGAGTGGCAGCGGGATCTGCTCACCATCGTCCACGAGGAGACCCGCTACTTCCTGCCGCAGATGGAGACCAAGATCATGAACGAGGGCTGGGCCAGCTTCTGGCACCGCGAGATCCTCAACGCCCTCGAGCTGCCGCCGGACCTGCACATGGAGTTCCTGGTCCGCCACAACCAGGTGGTGCGCCCCATCCCCGGCCAGATCAACCCCTACCACCTCGGGCTCAGGATCTGGGACGACATCCGCCGCCGCCACGACGAGCCCACGCCGGAGGAGATCGAGCGCTACGGGCCGCCCGACCGCAGCGGCATGGAGAAGATCTTCGAGGTGCGGGAGGTGGACCGGGACGTCTCCTTCCTGCGCCGCTTCCTCACTCCGGAGCTGATGCGCGAGCTCGACCTCTTCGAGCACCGTCGCCGCGGCAAGGAGCGGGTGGTGACCCGCACCGCCCACGGCGAGGGCTGGCGCGAGGTCAAGGAGGAGCTGCTGCGCAACGTCGGCCTCGGCACCGTGCCCGTGATCCGGGTCGTGGACGCCGACTGGGAGGGCCGGCGCACGCTGCTGCTGGAGCACGAGCACGACGGGCGCGACCTCCACCTGGAATACGCCGAGAAGACCCTCGCCCACGTCCACCGCCTGTGGGGTCGGGAGGTGGTTCTGCGCACCGAGGTCAACGGCCGCCCGACCCTGCTGGTCTGGGGCGAGGACGGCTTCGAGACCCGCGAGGAGAAGCGCCCGCGGCGCTGAGCGCCCCTTCCGGCCGGGGCCGCCGCGGGGCAGAATGCACCCATGACCCTGGAGCTTGCAGCCGACGT
This genomic interval from Inmirania thermothiophila contains the following:
- a CDS encoding SpoVR family protein produces the protein MAGAVSIDELRRWDERIRALAERFGLDCYPQEFELCDHFQMLSYMAYSGAPAHYPHWSYGKAYEKLKTLYDHGVSGLPYEMVINANPSIAYLMRDNSLALHILTIAHVYGHNDFFKNNFTFRHTRPELAVAMFKLHAERVRDYIEDPSIGQDAVEEVLDAAHALALQCRRNLAVQRRAGEAERPAPRDPWAAIHPPRQAAPAPPPRRIPAEPEEDLLLFLRDHNPYLAEWQRDLLTIVHEETRYFLPQMETKIMNEGWASFWHREILNALELPPDLHMEFLVRHNQVVRPIPGQINPYHLGLRIWDDIRRRHDEPTPEEIERYGPPDRSGMEKIFEVREVDRDVSFLRRFLTPELMRELDLFEHRRRGKERVVTRTAHGEGWREVKEELLRNVGLGTVPVIRVVDADWEGRRTLLLEHEHDGRDLHLEYAEKTLAHVHRLWGREVVLRTEVNGRPTLLVWGEDGFETREEKRPRR
- the mutS gene encoding DNA mismatch repair protein MutS, with translation MSEVKEPAAGDPFAEHTPMMRQYLRIKAEFPDTLVFYRMGDFYELFYDDAERAARLLDITLTTRGQSAGRPIPMAGVPVHAVESYLARLVRLGESVAICEQIGDPAASKGPVDRRVVRIVTPGTLSEDALLEERRDNLLMALHGRDGRWGWAVLEVASGRFVLGECADEAELAAELERLHPAEILLAEEADPPAPLAGFAALTRRPGWHFDRAVAERLLCEQLGVQHLEGYGCTEVPLAVAAAGCLLAYARDTQRSSLPHVRSLRVERREEALVLDATTRRNLELERSLAGERGQSLLGVMDTTVTPMGARCLRRWLLSPSRDRDLLRLRHHAVGTLVEDLAHEGLRAGLRGLGDLERVLARIALGTARPRDLVVVREALARLPALQRLLAVLDSPLLAELSRRLGEHPELLALLRRALVESPPALARDGGVIAPGYDAELDELRALAEDGDRFLVELEARERERTGIANLRVGYNRVHGYYIEISRAQASRAPADYVRRQTLKGAERFVTPELKAFEERVLSARERALARERALYEGLVERLAGALPPLQETAAALAELDALACLAERALALDLTAPELVDEPGIHIEGGRHPVVERGLDEPFTPNDLHLDEGRRMLVITGPNMGGKSTYMRQTALIVILAHAGSFVPARRAVIGPVDRIFTRIGASDDLAGGRSTFMVEMTETAVILNAATAHSLVLMDEIGRGTSTYDGLALAWACARHLARHIRAFTLFATHYFELTALAGEIDTVANVHLEAVEHGERIVFLHSVREGPADRSYGIHVAALAGIPPAVLAEARARLAELERPAGDDRPRSEPQLSLFAPAASAVEEALRAVDPDGLTPRQALDLVYRLRALLPSP
- the yhbH gene encoding sporulation protein YhbH, which encodes METIFRPYSESDSLRSDRSAGDRQRHRRKVLEAIRHNIADLIAEEAIIGKSADRIVKVPIRSIREYRFVYGENAPGVAMGDGDTREGQVVGRAGQGEEGPGLAGDQPGVDYYETDVTLDELIELMFEDLELPDLERKMLRQVPSERASRRRGYRPVGVQVHLDKRRTAISRIKRRVAAGHHHRIGKRFPFHKDDLRYRHRVPDEKPSSNAVVICIMDTSGSMDTMKKYLARSFFFLLHRFVSSRYQHVELVFIAHHARAREVTEEEFFHKGESGGTMISSGYRKALEVIESRYHPAHWNIYAFHCSDGDNFASDNAEALKAARELCEVCNLFGYGEIKPYTLHYESSMLEHFSRLEAENFHAVLIKRKEDVWPSFKALLARERRPAAGA
- a CDS encoding PrkA family serine protein kinase; this translates as MADGKDFAELIQRDRSARQRKQWRGTLLEYLDKVREDPSIAKLAHARIYDMIMAAGWTDLADTDDPKAKRLFGDEPLRIYHFFKDEFFGIERTIAQIVRYFQSAALHGEESRQVLYLMGPVGSGKSSLVEKLERGLEESDPIYAIEGCPMREEPLHLIPRHLRREFEKMLGVHIEGDLCPVCRYRLKNEFGGRYEEMPVVTVEFSKRDRRGIGVVPPVDPNNQDTSVLIGSEDISKLDKYSEGDPRVLDLNGAFNVGNRGMVEFIEVFKNETEYLHAMITATQEKFIPAPGRHGTIYVDTVIVAHSNEAEWQRFRADNTNEAILDRIVVVKVPYNLRLSEEVKIYRKILGRSDFKAHIAPNTLEVASMFAVLSRLEPTPKCDLVTKMRLYDGEEVVEKGRNKKISVRELQEDAKREGMSGISTRFIMKAIDNALTANPECINPINVREALVAMVKAADLPDDVRKHYLELLQDTVHKLYLEMLEREITKAFVYSYHEQAESLFQNYLDHAEAFVNKTTVKDANTGEELEPDEDFLKSIEEQIAIIGTAAEGFRQEVIAYLWSAQRRGERISYTSYEPLKEAIEKKLMNSVREISRVITKARTRDEEQRRKYDQMVENLLENGYCPHCVDVILKYAANNLWRD